The following proteins are encoded in a genomic region of Gimesia algae:
- a CDS encoding Tex family protein translates to MDAVEIQANDSSARFSERDAEQIASELNLTSQQILNVIALLDEGNTVPFITRYRKERTGNLDEVQIRDIQKRVQFKRQIWERASTILRLIEAQQQLTPELKAEIEKADTLKRLEDLYRPYRPKRTSRAATARKHGFEPLANAIWVGDARIQNLTNAALQYTKAEDGARTTEDVLKGAADILVEKIGEDPDVREISRKIAWRSGKLTVNATKKAEESGQEYRDYFNYSEQVVKVPHHRTMALNRGEKAGALRVRFEWADDSACLSITRHLNLNGHRFHEFLTEVIYDALSRLIQPSLDREIRRELTEKAEKHAVSVFAQNLKNLLLQPPLQGQRILAIDPGLRTGCKLAVLDELGYCVANDLVYVTGSADKKEFARKKLAEVMTEHQCQLVAIGNGTACRETEEIITEMIEQDLPEARYLIVNEAGASIYSASPVAREEFPELDATIRGTISIGRRLQDPLSELVKIDPQHLGVGMYQHDVNSKRLKESLDEVIESCVNYVGVNLNTASASLLRHVSGMNQLIARRITEWREKHGSFQSRKQLLDVAGVGEATFTQAAGFLKIDQGSEPLDSTWIHPESYEQAYKVFEQLELPPDSLKTSAQDRASIIEKVGQIDKGGLSKNLKIGLPTLEDILEAIVRPRRDPRADLPGPIFKQGVLKLEQLTEGMELQGTVLNVVDFGAFVDVGLKDSALIHVSEMANHFIENPYQFVSVGDVITAWVLGVDLERRRVSLTLIRPGTDRQPKKAQRPKPAEKPAAAEAAKPATAPAQKTSSSGNNTGHQQNKPPHQKRKRSGKKVPPAKLTDEMKTGDQPLQGFDQLKALWNQKKK, encoded by the coding sequence ATGGATGCGGTTGAGATACAAGCAAATGATTCCAGCGCCCGCTTCTCTGAACGAGACGCAGAGCAGATTGCGTCGGAACTGAATCTCACATCACAACAGATCCTGAATGTCATTGCGCTGCTGGATGAAGGAAACACCGTTCCCTTCATTACCCGCTATCGCAAGGAGCGTACCGGCAATCTGGATGAAGTGCAGATTCGCGACATCCAGAAGCGCGTGCAGTTCAAACGTCAGATCTGGGAACGCGCCTCGACCATCCTGCGACTGATTGAAGCTCAACAACAGCTGACTCCCGAACTCAAAGCAGAGATCGAAAAAGCAGATACACTCAAACGACTGGAAGACCTGTATCGCCCTTATCGCCCCAAGCGAACCTCGCGTGCCGCGACGGCGCGTAAACATGGATTTGAACCACTGGCCAACGCGATCTGGGTCGGCGATGCCCGCATCCAAAATCTGACGAACGCCGCGCTGCAATATACCAAGGCCGAAGACGGCGCCCGCACCACCGAAGATGTGCTCAAAGGGGCCGCCGACATCCTCGTCGAAAAAATCGGCGAAGATCCCGACGTGCGTGAGATCTCACGAAAGATCGCCTGGCGCTCCGGCAAACTGACTGTGAATGCCACCAAAAAAGCAGAAGAGTCCGGACAGGAATATCGCGATTACTTCAACTACTCGGAACAGGTCGTCAAAGTTCCCCACCACCGCACGATGGCGTTGAATCGCGGCGAAAAAGCGGGCGCGTTACGGGTTCGCTTTGAATGGGCCGACGATTCCGCCTGTCTGTCAATTACCCGCCACCTGAATCTCAACGGGCATCGCTTCCACGAATTTCTGACCGAAGTCATTTACGACGCACTCTCGCGACTGATCCAGCCCAGTCTCGACCGCGAGATCCGTCGGGAACTGACAGAAAAAGCAGAAAAACATGCCGTCTCCGTTTTCGCGCAGAACCTGAAAAACCTGCTGCTGCAACCTCCCCTGCAGGGCCAGCGGATTCTGGCCATTGACCCCGGTTTACGCACGGGCTGCAAGCTGGCAGTCCTTGATGAGCTGGGATACTGCGTCGCGAACGACCTGGTGTATGTAACCGGTTCGGCTGACAAAAAAGAATTCGCCCGCAAAAAACTGGCCGAAGTCATGACCGAACATCAGTGTCAACTGGTGGCGATCGGTAATGGAACCGCCTGTCGTGAAACAGAAGAGATTATCACCGAGATGATCGAGCAGGACCTGCCCGAGGCCCGCTATCTGATTGTGAACGAAGCAGGTGCCAGCATCTATTCCGCCAGCCCGGTCGCACGCGAAGAGTTTCCGGAACTGGACGCAACGATTCGCGGTACGATTTCCATTGGCCGCCGCCTGCAGGACCCGTTGAGTGAGCTGGTGAAAATCGACCCTCAGCATCTGGGAGTCGGCATGTATCAGCACGACGTCAATTCCAAGCGGCTTAAAGAGTCGCTGGATGAAGTCATCGAATCGTGCGTGAATTATGTCGGCGTGAATTTGAATACCGCCAGTGCCTCGCTGCTGCGTCACGTATCCGGCATGAACCAGTTAATCGCCCGCCGGATTACCGAATGGCGCGAAAAACATGGTTCGTTCCAAAGTCGCAAGCAGTTGCTGGATGTCGCCGGAGTGGGTGAAGCAACATTTACCCAGGCCGCTGGCTTCCTGAAAATCGATCAGGGAAGTGAACCGCTGGATTCGACGTGGATTCATCCTGAAAGTTACGAACAGGCTTATAAAGTATTCGAGCAACTGGAACTCCCCCCCGACAGCCTGAAGACGTCGGCCCAGGATCGTGCTTCGATTATTGAAAAAGTCGGACAGATCGACAAAGGAGGCCTGAGCAAGAATCTGAAAATCGGTCTGCCGACACTGGAAGACATTCTGGAAGCGATCGTCCGTCCGCGTCGCGACCCCCGTGCTGATTTACCCGGGCCGATTTTCAAACAGGGTGTGCTCAAGCTGGAACAACTGACAGAAGGCATGGAACTGCAGGGTACGGTGCTCAACGTGGTCGACTTCGGCGCATTCGTGGATGTGGGCTTGAAAGACAGCGCCCTGATTCATGTCAGCGAGATGGCAAACCACTTCATCGAAAATCCTTACCAGTTTGTCTCCGTCGGTGATGTGATCACGGCGTGGGTCCTGGGTGTGGATCTGGAACGCCGCCGCGTCTCATTGACGTTAATCAGACCGGGCACAGATCGTCAGCCGAAAAAAGCACAACGTCCCAAACCTGCTGAAAAACCAGCGGCAGCGGAGGCAGCAAAGCCGGCAACAGCGCCTGCCCAAAAAACATCGAGCAGCGGAAACAACACAGGTCACCAGCAGAATAAGCCGCCGCATCAAAAACGTAAACGATCTGGTAAAAAAGTTCCGCCTGCCAAACTCACCGATGAAATGAAAACCGGAGATCAGCCCCTGCAGGGCTTTGATCAATTAAAAGCACTTTGGAACCAGAAGAAGAAATAG
- the thpR gene encoding RNA 2',3'-cyclic phosphodiesterase translates to MHTNQRTRTFIAVPIQPPRGLKKLMPRLEKLAPAVKTIDVEQMHITLKFLGPTELEDIMPVSRILKNMRDRFKRIKLAFKGLGAFPREDHPNVIWAGISDATALMEMVEFLEEETEKLGYPRERKDFHPHLTLARVKAKPSEDLFDILRDRKNAEWGEVTVDTIKFFQSELKTPQARYHEMQTVKLPQR, encoded by the coding sequence ATGCACACCAATCAACGCACGCGAACTTTTATCGCCGTTCCCATTCAGCCCCCCCGTGGTCTGAAAAAATTAATGCCCCGCCTGGAAAAGCTGGCCCCGGCTGTCAAAACCATTGATGTCGAGCAGATGCATATCACACTGAAGTTTCTCGGACCGACGGAGCTGGAAGACATCATGCCCGTCAGCAGGATTCTGAAAAACATGCGCGACCGCTTCAAGCGGATCAAACTGGCCTTCAAAGGGCTGGGCGCGTTTCCCCGCGAAGATCATCCGAACGTCATCTGGGCCGGCATCTCGGACGCCACCGCGCTGATGGAAATGGTCGAATTCCTGGAAGAAGAAACCGAGAAGCTCGGCTACCCTCGTGAGCGGAAAGACTTTCATCCCCATCTGACTCTGGCTCGCGTCAAAGCCAAACCCTCCGAAGATCTGTTCGATATCCTGCGGGACCGCAAGAACGCTGAATGGGGTGAAGTCACCGTGGACACGATCAAGTTTTTCCAGTCGGAACTAAAAACGCCACAGGCCCGCTATCACGAAATGCAGACGGTCAAACTGCCTCAGCGTTGA
- a CDS encoding DMT family transporter, whose product MTEDDDQAKLFRARLLVLLASVLWSLSGVFIKSPPFQSIPEADRGLILACYRAFFAGLFLLPFVKFKYVRWRPALIPLLIAFASMNFLFVTAMTKTSAAAAIFLQNTSVVWAMLFGFLFLKEHIEAGSLLAMFIVLVGIFCIVAGDWSGENFAGNLIALLSGISYALVVIFFRVLRDEHPAWLVALSLLVSAAVVAPWVMALGISLTWLQLFLIALLGVVQMGTPYVVFSHAVKTVKSQEAALLVLTEPILNPIWVWLFWGETVSLHTLIGCALIILGLLVRFLFFRPKPLPKPINAEAV is encoded by the coding sequence ATGACCGAAGACGATGACCAGGCAAAACTGTTCCGGGCGCGGTTGCTGGTGCTGCTGGCATCCGTGCTCTGGAGCCTGAGTGGCGTGTTCATCAAGTCCCCACCGTTTCAGTCGATTCCCGAAGCCGACCGCGGGCTGATCCTTGCCTGTTATCGTGCGTTTTTCGCCGGGCTGTTTCTGCTCCCGTTCGTGAAATTCAAATACGTCCGCTGGCGTCCCGCTCTGATTCCCCTGTTGATCGCCTTCGCGTCGATGAACTTCCTGTTCGTGACCGCGATGACAAAAACCTCGGCAGCCGCTGCGATCTTTCTGCAGAATACCAGCGTGGTCTGGGCCATGCTGTTTGGCTTTCTGTTTTTGAAAGAACACATTGAAGCGGGTTCTCTGCTAGCCATGTTCATTGTGCTGGTGGGTATCTTCTGTATTGTCGCCGGCGACTGGTCGGGCGAAAACTTCGCCGGCAACCTGATTGCGCTGCTCAGCGGCATTTCCTATGCGCTGGTGGTGATTTTCTTTCGCGTGTTGCGTGATGAGCATCCGGCCTGGCTGGTGGCACTCAGTCTGCTGGTCTCCGCAGCGGTCGTCGCGCCCTGGGTGATGGCGCTCGGAATTTCATTGACCTGGCTGCAGTTGTTTCTGATCGCGCTGCTGGGCGTCGTGCAGATGGGAACGCCTTATGTCGTCTTTTCGCATGCGGTCAAAACCGTCAAGTCGCAGGAAGCGGCGCTGCTGGTGTTGACCGAACCGATTTTGAACCCGATCTGGGTCTGGCTCTTCTGGGGCGAGACTGTCTCCCTGCATACGCTCATCGGCTGTGCGCTGATCATACTGGGGCTGCTGGTCCGGTTCCTGTTCTTCCGACCCAAACCACTGCCGAAGCCGATCAACGCTGAGGCAGTTTGA
- the hisA gene encoding 1-(5-phosphoribosyl)-5-[(5-phosphoribosylamino)methylideneamino]imidazole-4-carboxamide isomerase, whose protein sequence is MEILPAIDIRGGKCVRLRQGDYGQETVFGDDPTEMARRWADGGASRLHLVDLDGAKAGQPVNHEVVRKIVEAVSVPCQMGGGIRDEASIQLMLDDVGIDRVIVGTQALKDPQWFKQMVQRYPNRLALGLDARDSKVATEGWLDVSETSAIDLAKEYVGVELAAVIYTNIANDGMMQGVDEATIQDMISLAELGLPVIASGGVTTLKDVSRLAEVSRTQPKLVGAIIGRALYEGTIEVPAAIAAAGS, encoded by the coding sequence ATGGAAATACTGCCCGCCATCGATATCCGGGGAGGCAAATGCGTGCGTCTGCGACAAGGCGATTACGGACAGGAAACCGTGTTCGGCGATGATCCGACCGAAATGGCCCGTCGCTGGGCCGACGGCGGCGCTTCACGTCTGCATCTGGTCGACCTCGACGGTGCTAAAGCCGGGCAGCCTGTGAACCATGAAGTCGTCCGCAAGATTGTGGAAGCCGTTTCGGTTCCCTGTCAGATGGGGGGCGGCATCCGCGATGAAGCATCCATACAACTCATGCTGGATGATGTGGGTATCGACCGCGTAATCGTCGGCACCCAGGCACTCAAAGATCCGCAGTGGTTCAAACAGATGGTGCAACGTTATCCGAATCGGCTGGCACTGGGACTGGATGCCCGCGACTCCAAAGTTGCCACTGAAGGCTGGCTAGATGTCTCCGAAACGTCCGCCATCGATCTGGCCAAAGAATATGTCGGCGTCGAACTGGCGGCGGTTATCTACACTAACATCGCCAATGACGGCATGATGCAGGGCGTGGATGAAGCGACGATTCAGGATATGATCTCACTGGCCGAACTCGGTCTGCCCGTGATCGCGTCCGGCGGCGTGACAACGCTGAAGGATGTTTCGCGCCTGGCAGAAGTCAGCCGCACACAACCCAAACTGGTGGGAGCGATTATCGGTCGCGCCTTGTACGAGGGAACCATCGAAGTTCCCGCCGCCATCGCAGCCGCCGGTTCATAA
- the hisH gene encoding imidazole glycerol phosphate synthase subunit HisH, whose protein sequence is MITIVDYGMGNLRSVQKAFEKVGAEAVICADPDKIAKASKLILPGVGAFRDAIQALKDQSLVEPILEHAQSGKPFLGICLGLQLLFDVSYEDGEYEGLGLIPGKVVRFEDQPGLKIPHMGWNQIERTAEHPILAGIPAHEHFYFVHSYYVAPDNPEDVAAYTEYGCRFASMVARDNIVASQFHPEKSQNAGLKLLQNFASF, encoded by the coding sequence ATGATTACAATTGTCGATTATGGAATGGGAAATCTGCGGAGCGTCCAGAAGGCCTTTGAGAAGGTCGGGGCGGAAGCAGTCATCTGTGCCGATCCGGATAAAATTGCCAAGGCCTCCAAACTGATTCTGCCCGGCGTCGGTGCCTTTCGCGATGCGATTCAGGCACTCAAAGATCAGTCGCTGGTCGAACCGATTCTGGAACATGCGCAGTCCGGCAAACCCTTTCTGGGTATCTGCCTGGGGCTGCAGCTGCTGTTTGATGTCAGCTATGAAGACGGCGAATATGAGGGGCTGGGTCTCATTCCCGGCAAGGTCGTTCGCTTCGAAGATCAACCCGGTCTGAAGATCCCCCACATGGGCTGGAACCAGATCGAACGCACGGCCGAACACCCGATCCTGGCAGGCATTCCTGCTCACGAACATTTCTATTTTGTACACAGCTATTATGTGGCTCCTGACAATCCCGAAGATGTCGCCGCCTATACCGAATACGGTTGTCGCTTTGCTTCGATGGTCGCCCGCGATAACATTGTCGCCTCTCAGTTTCACCCCGAAAAAAGTCAGAACGCGGGACTCAAACTCCTGCAGAATTTTGCTTCCTTTTAA
- a CDS encoding transposase, whose protein sequence is MICVDAQGIPLAVETESANRNEAILVEPLIAKMTLKKRHPQRLIYDKAGDSQKLRDCLAEQNIDFICPHRDIKNRKQKSQDGRKLRRYKRRWIVERTISWLHNYRRVVTRWEYHNHLYTGFVKLACLFTIIKRFSDHL, encoded by the coding sequence ATGATTTGCGTGGACGCCCAGGGGATTCCCCTAGCAGTCGAGACGGAATCAGCCAACCGTAATGAAGCAATTCTGGTCGAACCGTTGATTGCAAAAATGACATTGAAAAAACGACATCCTCAGCGATTGATTTACGATAAAGCGGGAGATTCACAAAAATTGCGAGACTGTTTGGCTGAGCAGAATATCGATTTTATTTGTCCCCACCGGGACATCAAAAACCGAAAGCAGAAAAGCCAAGATGGTCGCAAGCTCCGACGTTACAAGCGACGTTGGATTGTTGAGAGGACGATCTCCTGGTTACATAATTATCGGCGAGTGGTGACACGATGGGAGTACCACAATCACCTTTACACAGGCTTTGTAAAGCTGGCCTGCCTGTTCACCATTATTAAACGGTTTTCGGACCACCTCTAG
- a CDS encoding transposase, with protein sequence MPTRSRTELSRLVDTGSRTDPTVELTDKQWSLIEDLFPWEPPAPQGGRPKAKPRACFNGIMWILRTGARWKDLPERYPPKSTCHDRLKEWSESGLFDQALERLLRALEESEILDLTETFADGTFASAKKGVNRLDRHAVAKELRL encoded by the coding sequence ATGCCCACACGATCCCGTACAGAGCTAAGCCGGCTCGTCGACACGGGATCCAGGACGGACCCAACTGTAGAATTAACCGATAAACAATGGAGTTTAATTGAGGATTTATTCCCTTGGGAACCTCCGGCGCCCCAGGGTGGACGTCCCAAAGCAAAACCCAGAGCCTGTTTCAATGGTATAATGTGGATACTTCGGACAGGAGCCCGCTGGAAAGATTTACCAGAGAGGTATCCTCCAAAATCGACCTGTCACGACCGTTTGAAGGAATGGTCGGAGTCAGGTCTGTTCGATCAAGCATTAGAACGATTATTGAGAGCCTTGGAAGAATCGGAGATATTAGACCTGACAGAAACCTTTGCCGATGGCACATTTGCTTCGGCAAAAAAAGGGGTAAACAGGTTGGACCGACACGCCGTGGCAAAGGAACTAAGATTATGA
- a CDS encoding IS4 family transposase, with product MKQSPEQILEFDRAFEQLKELVDLRQADQLHPRRPNAIYTACVVLWMLIFQRLKPDASLEAAVKHLIENQPGYLPENKRLSQGTLSSNSAAYSRARSELPLDVVKWFSNEITRAIVGQSEPLLDGRQIFLLDGTTITLAPEKELQTKYPPASNQHGESVWPVVNLTVFHELSSGCALLPQLGAMYGPEAVSETELARNGMHCLPDESIIMADAGFGIFGVAHQAQLLGHDFFLRMKKLNFDSLRAKAKLVSQSPKHKTYQHQWTPTPKNRRTQPGLPRDASLAVVLHEIIVNETLTLYCVTSLPQDAATLSNLYNQRVNVEVDIRNLKVVLDTENIRAKKVDTFLKELYTSVVAYNLVGQFRRQAAELNQVAPRRMSFKRTWTTFQTFLLRHLHTEPELWRKCFERALFYATKDKLPNRAANRSVKRECYPKRSKRDHFEKRKKPPEKLKHTDLK from the coding sequence GTGAAACAATCACCGGAACAGATTCTTGAATTCGATCGTGCCTTCGAACAACTTAAAGAATTGGTGGACTTACGCCAAGCCGATCAACTGCATCCCAGGCGACCCAATGCAATCTATACCGCCTGCGTTGTGCTGTGGATGCTGATTTTTCAACGACTCAAACCAGATGCTTCACTCGAAGCAGCGGTGAAGCATCTGATTGAAAATCAACCTGGCTACCTTCCTGAAAACAAACGATTAAGCCAGGGAACACTCTCGTCCAACAGTGCAGCATACAGCCGAGCTCGCAGCGAACTACCGTTGGATGTTGTGAAATGGTTTTCCAATGAAATCACTCGTGCCATCGTCGGGCAATCTGAACCCCTGCTGGACGGTCGTCAAATTTTTTTACTCGATGGAACCACGATCACATTAGCACCGGAAAAAGAATTACAAACGAAATATCCACCTGCCTCCAATCAGCACGGCGAAAGTGTCTGGCCCGTTGTCAATCTGACCGTTTTTCATGAGCTCAGTAGTGGTTGTGCCTTGCTGCCACAGTTGGGGGCCATGTATGGACCTGAAGCGGTTTCAGAAACGGAACTTGCCCGAAATGGCATGCACTGCCTGCCAGACGAATCGATCATCATGGCTGATGCAGGATTTGGGATCTTTGGTGTTGCTCACCAGGCACAACTCCTGGGGCATGATTTTTTTCTACGTATGAAGAAGTTAAACTTTGACTCGCTTCGAGCCAAAGCAAAACTTGTATCGCAAAGCCCAAAACATAAGACCTATCAACACCAGTGGACTCCGACCCCCAAAAACCGTAGAACACAACCCGGGCTCCCCAGGGACGCTTCGCTGGCTGTTGTTTTGCACGAAATCATCGTCAATGAAACCTTGACGCTTTATTGCGTTACCAGCCTGCCGCAAGACGCTGCCACCTTAAGTAACCTCTACAATCAAAGGGTCAATGTCGAAGTTGATATTCGTAACTTGAAGGTCGTATTAGACACCGAGAACATTCGCGCCAAGAAGGTAGACACGTTTTTGAAAGAGCTGTATACGTCAGTGGTTGCCTACAATTTAGTTGGTCAATTCCGCAGACAGGCGGCTGAACTGAATCAGGTTGCTCCACGGCGGATGAGCTTTAAGCGAACCTGGACAACATTCCAAACGTTTCTCTTAAGACACCTGCACACTGAGCCTGAATTATGGCGTAAATGCTTCGAGCGAGCCCTGTTCTACGCGACCAAAGATAAACTTCCGAATCGCGCTGCCAACCGAAGCGTAAAAAGAGAATGCTACCCCAAACGTTCGAAGAGAGACCATTTCGAAAAAAGAAAAAAACCTCCAGAAAAATTGAAACACACTGATCTGAAGTAA
- a CDS encoding carboxypeptidase-like regulatory domain-containing protein — MSSLYNLLFSKTILRDAWVVLIMIFFVVGCGSGREIPPLAQVSGTVTIDGKPVSGASVIFEPKFQAVSASGGTDGEGKFTLMYGDTSGAAIGDYIVRVFHYGDDPELPQESLVPDSYGTASTLTATVKEGENEIDFDLKGKKK, encoded by the coding sequence ATGAGCTCACTTTATAATTTGCTTTTTAGTAAGACGATCCTTCGCGATGCCTGGGTCGTATTAATAATGATTTTCTTTGTTGTTGGTTGTGGGTCTGGTAGAGAAATTCCTCCGTTAGCTCAAGTCAGTGGCACTGTCACCATCGACGGTAAGCCAGTATCAGGAGCATCGGTAATTTTTGAACCTAAATTTCAAGCCGTTTCTGCTTCAGGAGGCACAGACGGAGAGGGTAAATTCACACTCATGTATGGCGACACTTCCGGTGCAGCTATCGGCGATTATATCGTCCGTGTGTTTCACTATGGAGATGATCCCGAATTGCCTCAGGAAAGTCTTGTTCCTGATTCGTATGGAACTGCAAGTACCTTAACGGCTACCGTCAAAGAGGGGGAGAACGAGATCGATTTTGATCTTAAGGGAAAAAAGAAATAA
- a CDS encoding DUF1559 domain-containing protein — protein MSHSLKRKRGFTLIELLVVIAIIAILIALLLPAVQQAREAARRSTCKNNLKQIGLAIHNYHDTHGVLPPKVVMPGVTDTAAIHGSTAASSIRNITGHLLLLPFLDQANIYNKLNFSIPMGPSSYSGSNPDMTGNTNPTNTDVELPVFVCPSDVPNPVPNVASGAYARINGKRTSYAFAVHTYDNNFRVNYTSSNTAAKGAFGTNGAAIISHIKDGTSNTMFMCETPLRKTSTSYGPLWNQWSYTQGIAPGAYGINVNHVSGTTHYDYVYAFRAGSAHVGGMHILMGDGAVRFISENIDLATVRALVSIDGGEIVSEF, from the coding sequence ATGTCTCATTCTCTGAAGCGTAAACGGGGATTTACTCTGATCGAATTGCTGGTGGTCATTGCCATCATTGCCATTTTAATTGCCCTGTTGTTACCGGCTGTGCAGCAGGCGCGTGAAGCAGCTCGCAGGAGTACCTGCAAAAATAACTTGAAACAAATCGGCCTGGCAATTCATAACTACCATGATACTCATGGTGTTCTGCCACCAAAAGTCGTTATGCCGGGAGTGACAGACACGGCAGCGATACACGGGTCCACGGCGGCATCGTCGATCCGTAATATCACCGGGCACCTGTTGCTTCTTCCGTTTTTGGATCAGGCGAATATCTATAACAAGTTGAATTTCAGCATTCCCATGGGACCTTCAAGTTACTCCGGCAGTAATCCGGACATGACTGGAAATACCAACCCGACAAACACGGATGTCGAATTGCCGGTATTTGTCTGTCCCAGTGACGTGCCCAATCCTGTTCCCAATGTTGCATCAGGAGCTTATGCCAGAATCAACGGGAAACGAACGAGCTACGCGTTTGCCGTGCACACTTATGACAACAACTTCAGGGTGAATTATACTTCGAGCAATACAGCAGCTAAAGGTGCTTTTGGTACCAATGGCGCTGCGATTATCAGTCATATCAAAGACGGTACCAGTAACACGATGTTCATGTGTGAAACTCCTCTGCGCAAGACCAGTACCAGCTATGGCCCCTTATGGAACCAATGGTCTTACACTCAAGGAATTGCACCTGGTGCATATGGGATCAATGTAAATCATGTGAGTGGGACTACCCACTACGATTACGTTTATGCTTTCCGTGCTGGCAGCGCGCATGTTGGCGGTATGCATATCCTGATGGGGGATGGTGCTGTTCGCTTCATCAGTGAAAATATTGATTTAGCAACTGTCAGGGCCTTAGTCAGTATTGACGGAGGAGAAATCGTTTCAGAATTTTAA
- a CDS encoding BaiN/RdsA family NAD(P)/FAD-dependent oxidoreductase: MKVIVIGGGAAGFFGAIAAAENGHEVTILEAAASVLAKVRVSGGGRCNLTHSCFEPRELVNSYPRGGKALRGPFSRFQPTDTISWFESRGVQTKTESDGRMFPTTDDSATIVDCLQSAAEDAGAVIRLRANVSSIQKTDSLFLVTLQSGETMQADRILLATGGSRAGFELTSSLGHQIVPPVPSLFTFKVQDPRIENLPGVAVEHVDCQLVTDAKTFRQSGPILVTHWGLSGPAVLKLSAWAARELHDANYNATLRINWLAGSRAEKIRAQLNSFKAVHPKKTVDVACPWPLPKRLWKSLVDHAVGPQPVRWAELSKKATQALVTELSAGEFQVAGKGVFKEEFVTCGGVNLKEVDFRTLESRICPGLYFAGEILDIDGITGGFNFQNAWTTAWIAGNAM, encoded by the coding sequence TTGAAAGTGATTGTGATTGGCGGCGGCGCAGCGGGATTTTTCGGGGCAATTGCGGCTGCCGAAAACGGTCACGAGGTGACGATCCTCGAAGCGGCTGCGTCCGTATTGGCGAAAGTCCGCGTTTCCGGCGGCGGTCGCTGCAACCTGACTCACAGTTGCTTTGAGCCCCGCGAGCTGGTCAACAGCTACCCGCGAGGCGGGAAAGCGCTGCGTGGTCCCTTCAGCCGGTTTCAGCCTACTGATACCATCAGCTGGTTTGAATCGCGCGGCGTGCAGACCAAAACCGAGTCGGATGGCCGGATGTTTCCCACAACCGATGATTCCGCGACCATTGTCGATTGTCTGCAAAGCGCAGCGGAAGACGCGGGAGCGGTGATTCGTCTGCGCGCCAACGTGTCGTCGATTCAGAAAACAGACTCACTCTTCCTGGTCACTCTGCAATCAGGCGAAACAATGCAGGCGGACCGGATTCTCCTGGCGACCGGCGGCAGCCGCGCCGGTTTCGAATTGACGAGCAGCCTCGGGCATCAGATTGTTCCCCCTGTGCCCTCGTTGTTCACATTCAAAGTTCAGGATCCACGGATCGAAAACCTGCCAGGGGTGGCGGTGGAACATGTGGATTGTCAGCTCGTCACCGATGCGAAGACGTTCCGCCAGTCGGGGCCGATTCTGGTGACGCATTGGGGCTTAAGTGGTCCTGCCGTTTTGAAACTGTCTGCGTGGGCGGCCCGGGAATTGCACGATGCGAATTACAACGCCACGCTGCGCATCAACTGGCTGGCGGGTTCCCGTGCCGAGAAGATTCGGGCACAACTGAATTCCTTCAAAGCAGTTCATCCCAAAAAGACAGTCGATGTGGCGTGCCCGTGGCCGTTACCAAAACGGTTATGGAAATCGCTCGTCGATCACGCCGTCGGCCCGCAACCTGTTCGCTGGGCTGAACTTTCCAAAAAGGCAACGCAGGCGCTCGTGACAGAATTATCAGCCGGCGAATTCCAGGTGGCCGGCAAAGGCGTCTTCAAAGAAGAGTTCGTGACCTGTGGCGGCGTGAACCTGAAAGAAGTCGATTTCCGCACACTGGAAAGTCGCATCTGCCCGGGCCTTTATTTCGCAGGAGAAATCCTGGACATCGACGGCATCACCGGCGGCTTCAACTTCCAAAACGCCTGGACCACAGCCTGGATCGCCGGCAATGCGATGTAG